Part of the Oerskovia paurometabola genome is shown below.
TCGCCGCGGCGGCCCGGGCGACGGCCCGCGAGACCGTGCCGACGCGGGGTCGGACGGTGGGGACGTGCACCGCGACGACGACGTCGCACGCGTCGGGGGCGTAGAGCGCCGCGACCGCGCTCTCGATCTGCTCGTCGTCGGCGTCCTCGGGCAGGAAGGTCGAGCGGTCGGAGACCACGAGCCCGGCCGAGACCACGGCCTCGGCGACGAGCGCCGTCAGCGCTGCCGAGGACGCGAGGATCCCGATGCGCCGCCCGGTCGGCAGCGGCTGGTTCGCGAGGAGCTGGGCGATGTCGACGAGGTGGTGGGTGTTCTCGGCGTGGATCACGCCGGACTGGCGCAGCATCTCGTCGAGGGTGCGCCGCGGGGCACGGGTGGAACGCACGGCGTGCCCGGGCGGCACGACCTGCCCCGAGCGTCCGGCGGTCACGACCACGACGGGCTTGACCGAGGCCAGGCGGCGCGCGATGCGCGAGAACTTGCGCGGGTTCCCGATCGACTCGAGGTACAGGCACACGACCGAGGTCTCGGGGTCGTCCTGCCAGAACTGCATGAGGTCGTTGCCCGAGACGTCGGCGCGGTGCCCGGCGGACACGAACGACGAGATGCCGATGCCGCGGCGCAGGGCCGTCGCGAGGAGCGTCACGGCCGTGGGCGCGGACTGGCAGAAGATCCCGATGCTGCCCGCGGGGGGCACCTCCTCCGCGAGGCTCGCGTTGAGCCGGTGCCCCGCGTGGGTCGTCAGGAGCCCGTACGTCGCAGGGCCGACCACGCGCATGCCCGCGGTGTGCGCGGTGCGCAGGAGGTCGCGCTGGAGCGCGAGCCCGTCGGGACCGGTCTCGGCGAACCCCGCGGAGAGCACGACGACGGCGCGCACCCCGAGGCGTTCGAGCTCGGCCGTCGCGGCGATCGCCTCGCGGGGAGGCAGCGCCAGGAGCGCGAGGTCGACGGGCCCGGTGACGTCCGCGATGCGGTCCCTGAAGCGGACCGAGGGCGCGGCGGCCTCGTGGTCGAGCTCCTCGACCAGCTCCTCGACGAGCTCGGCGGCCACGGCGGCGTCGTGCAGGTGCCCGTGCGCGGAGCCATGACCGTGCTGGTCGTCCCGGCCGTCGTCGACCGGGCTCGGGTCCCCTCCGCCGTGACGCTCCTCGCGGTGCTCGCCACCGGGCAGGAGTGGGGGCTCGGGGCCGCGGGGCGCGGCGATGCCGACCACCTCGAACGTCCCGTCGCCCGGGTCGCGGAGCGCGTTCGCGAGCACGCGCTCGGCCAGGAGCCGGTCCGCGGTGCCGGGCGGCGCCGTCGGGCCGGGACCCACGAGCAGGACCCGGCGGGCCGTGAGCAGGCCGTGCATGGACCGGGCCTCGGCACGGTGCTCGCGGTCCGCCATGACCTCGCGCGAGCGGTCCGTCGGGTCGAGGTCGACGCTCACCGCCACGATCCCGTCGTCGACGTGCTGGCTCACGACGTAGCCGGCCTCCTGGAAGACCGCGAGCATCTTGCCGTTCTGCGGCAGCACCTCGGCGGTGAACCTGCGCACCCCTCGCTCGCGGGCCGCGGCAGCCAGGTGCTCCAGGAGCACCGACCCCAGCCCGCGCCCCTGCTCGGCGTCGGCGATGTTGAAGGCGACCTCGGCCTCGTGGGGGGTGACCTTGTCGAAGCGCGCGACGCCGATGATGTCCTCGCGCAGGTCCTGGCCGACGCGCTTGACGGCCACCAGCGCCACGCGCTCGGAGTGGTCGACGACCGTGAAGCGTTCGAGGTCCCGGTCCGAGAGCCGCTCGATGTTCGCGAAGAAGCGCAGGTAGGTCGAGCGCTCGCTCTGGCCCATGTGGAAGCGCTGGAGCGCCGGGGCGTCGGAGGGCCGGATGGGGCGGACGTGCGTCGTCGTGCCGTCGCGCAGCACGACGTCGGCCTCCCACTCGACCGGATACTGGTCCGGGTGCGGCGCCGGGTCAGGGTGGGCCGGGACGTCGTGTCCGTTCACCCGCCCTAGGCTACTGGTCGGAGCGACGCTGGTCAGCGGCGCGCCCGGCGCGCGGGAGAATGAGGGCCCGGATGTCGGTGGGCCGCGCTACCGTTCGCCGACGAGCACTCGTGCCCGGCCGTCCGGCCCGCCGACCGCACTGCCGACCGCACCGAAGCACCCGACCCATCGACCCGCAGGAGCCCGACGACCCATGGCGCGCAGACCGTCCGCCTCGAAAGCCCCGCTCGACCCGAGCGAGGTCCACGAGAAGATCATCGACATCGACGTCACGACGGAGATGGAGGGGTCCTTCCTCGAGTACGCGTACTCGGTCATCTACGCCCGCGCCCTGCCGGACGCGCGCGACGGGCTCAAGCCCGTCCAGCGCCGCATCCTGTTCCAGATGTCCGACATGGGCCTGCGCCCGGACCGCGGGCACGTGAAGTCCGCGCGCGTCGTCGGCGAGGTCATGGGCAAGCTCCACCCCCACGGCGACACCGCGATCTACGACGCCCTGGTGCGCCTGGCCCAGCCGTTCTCGCTGCGCCTGCCGCTCGTCGACGGGCACGGCAACTTCGGGTCGCTCGACGACGGGCCGGCCGCGCCGCGCTACACCGAGGCGCGGCTCGCGAGCGCCGCCATGGCCATGACGGTCGGGCTCGACGAGGACGTCGTCGACTTCATCCCGAACTACGACAACAAGCTGACCCAGCCCGAGGTCCTGCCCTCCGCGATCCCCAACCTGCTCGTCAACGGCGCAGCGGGCATCGCGGTCGGCATGGCGACCAACATGGCGCCGCACAACCTGGTCGAGGTCGTGGCTGCGGCGCAGCACCTCATCAAGCACCCGACCGCAGACCTCGAGGCGCTCATGCGCTTCATCCCCGGGCCGGACCTGCCGGGCGGCGGCAAGATCGTGGGCCTCGACGGCATCCGCGACGCCTACCGCACGGGCCGCGGCTCGTTCCGCACCCGGGCCACCGCACGCATCGAGAACATCACGGCCAAGCGCAAGGGCATCGTCTTCACCGAGCTCCCCTACCTCGTCGGGCCGGAGAAGGTCATCGAGAAGATCGCCGAGGGCGTGAAGTCGAAGAAGCTCGTCGGCATCACCAACGCGACCGACCTGACCGACCGCGCGCACGGGCTGCGCCTCGTCGTCGAGATCAAGACGGGCTTCAACCCCGAGGCCGTGCTCGAGCAGCTGTACAAGGTCACGCCGCTCGAGGACTCGTTCGGCATCAACAACGTCGCGCTCGTCGATGGCCAGCCCCGCACGCTCGGCCTGCGCGAGCTCCTCCAGGTGTGGGTCGACCACCGCATCGACGTCGTCCGTCGTCGCAGCTCCTACCGCCTCGCCAAGCGCAAGGAACGCCTGCACCTGGTCGAGGGTCTGCTGCTCGCGATCGTCGACATCGACGAGGTCATCCAGGTGATCCGGTCGAGCGACGACGCCGAGACGGCGCGCACCCGCCTGCGCGAGGTCTTCGACCTGTCCGACCCGCAGGCCGAGTACATCCTCGAGCTGCGGCTGCGGCGCCTGACCAAGTTCTCGCGCCTCGAGCTCGAGAAGGAGCAGGAGGCGCTGCGCCTGGAGATCGCCCAGCTCGAGGAGATCCTGGGCGACGACGCCAAGCTCCGCGCGGTCGTCTCGGCCGAGATGAAGGAGGTCGCGAAGGTCTACGGGACCCCGCGACGCACCATCCTGCTCGAGTCCGCGGGAGCGTCCCCCACGTCCGCGCAGGGCGTCCTGGGGACCATCTCGGCCGTCCCGCTCGAGGTCGAGGACACCCCGTGCTGGGCGCTGATGTCCGCGACGGGGCTCCTGGCACGCACGGGCGACGCGACGGAGCCGGGCACGGGCGGGCGCCGCCACTCGCACGACGCCCTGAACGGCGCCGTGCTGGCCAGCGTGCGCAGCGACGTGGGGCTCGTGACGAGCAAGGGGCGCGTCGTGCGGCTCTCGGTGCTCGACCTGCCCGCCCTCCCCCCGACCGACGGCGCCCCGAGCCTGTCCGGCGGCGTGCCCCTGAGCGAGATCGTGAGCCTCGAGGCCGGCGAGAAGCCGATCACGATCGTGTCCCTCGACCCCGACGCGCCCACGCTCGCGCTCGGCACCGCGGGCGGCGTCGTCAAGCGCGTCATCGCGGGCGACGTGCCGACCAACCGGGACTCCTGGGAGGTCATCTCCCTCAAGGAGGGCGACGCCGTGGTCGGCGCGGCCCCCGTGACGGACGCGGACGAGCTCGTGTTCGTGAGCTCCGACGCGAGCCTGCTGCACTTCGACGCGTCGGCCGTGCGCCCGCAGGGACGCAGCGCAGCGGGCATGGCGGGCATCAAGCTGGCCCCGGGCCAGCAGGTCACGTTCTTCGGCGTGATCGACGCCGCGAGCCGCGATCTCATGACGGTCGTGACCGTCGCCGGGGCCTCCGACGCGCTACCGGGCACACAGGCCGGCTCGGGCAAGGTCACGCCGTACGAGCTCTACCCCGGCAAGGGTCGCGCGACGGGCGGCGTGCGTGCCCAGCGGTTCCTCAAGGGCGAGGACACGCTCATCCTCGCGTGGGTCGGCCGCGGCCCCGGCCGGGCCGTCGGTTCCGCCGGTCAGCCCGTCGAGCTGCCACCCGTCGACCAGCGCCGCGACGGCTCGGGCGCGCCGCTCGACGTGCCGATCACGGCGATCGGCGTCGGCTGAGCCTCCCGTCCCTGGGTGGACGACCGTGGGGTCGACCGGGTCCTCCGGTCGATCCCACGGTCGTTCGCGTTCCTGCGGGCTCTGCGCAACCGCCCGCTCAGGCCGACCGCGCGCCCGACGCCCCGCCGGCGACGGACGACGACCCGCCGGAGATGCCCGCTGCGGACCCGTCCTGTGCGTCCCGGCGCAGGATCCCGACGACGAGCAGCGCCTGCCCCGCGAGGTAGGTGAGCATGACCCAGAACCCGGACGAGAACGGCCCCGGGACCTCGAAGCCCGGCACGAAGGCCCCGAGCGCGATGAGCGCGTCCGAGACGAGGAAGATCGCGCCCCCGACGCCCGCGACCCGGTCGACGCCGGTCGACAGCACCGCCATCACGGTCAGGCACACGCCGTAGACCATGACCGGGACGAGCAGCGCGCCCGCGTGCGGGGCGCACACCGCGACCAGGGCCCCGAGCGCGATCCCGTAGGGCACGAGCAGGAGCGGACGGCGCAGCAGGCTCGCCCCGCGGCGCGGCCAGAACGCGACCGCGTACGCGAGCTGGGCGAGCAGGAAGAACCCGACCATGGTCAGGAAGGAGACGTCCCCGCTCGACAGGTCCGGCGCGCTGTCGCCGAGCCACGAGAAGCCCAGCGCGACGATCGTCCAGCGCACGAGGCGGGACCGTGGGCCACCGGCCGTCGCCGCCCACACGACCAGCGCGAGCAGCGGCATGACGAACCACTGCGTGACCTCGGCGAGCCGCTCGGCCCCGGCCAGGTGCGCCCCGAGGTGCACCGCCGAGAGCAGCAGGAACGCCCCGGCCGCGAGCGCCGCGGGGCGCCGCCTCAGGAGGGTGGACGGGACGGGGGCGTGCGAGACGCGCGAGATCGAGGCAACCACGGTGTTCCCTTTCGAGGCGAGGGGCACCCGGGTCGCGGGTGTCCCAGCAGCGTGGCACCGTTGCCACGCCGGGCTGGGAACACGGTAGAGCCTCAGAGCTCGATCGAGTACATCCGTGAGCCGTCCTTCTTCTCGTAGCCGAGGCTCGCGTAGAGCCCGTGCGCACCCGAGGGGTTCTCGGTGTCGACGTCGAGCTCGGCGTAGTCGATGCCGCTCGCCCGGTACGCCGCCATGCCCGCGCTGAGCAGCGCGACCGCGATCTTGCGTCCGCGGTAGGCCCGGCGCACGCCCAAGGTCTCGGTGTAGCCGCTCGAGTAGCCCTGCACGGGCCAGTCGTGCTCGTAGCGTCCCGACAGCAGGTACCCGGCCACGACCGGACCTGCGCCCGTGCTCCCGGCGGGAGCGACGTCGTCGGGCAGGCTGCCCTCGCCGGGCGAGCCGTCCACGGATGCGGGCGAGTCGTCCACGACGAGGACGCTCCACCCGGGGGCGAACATGCTGCGCCCGTGCACCCAGGACTCGGGCGTCGCGGGCTCGCTGCCCCAGTGGTCGCGGAACGCGTCGTTGTGCGCGAGGCGCGTGGCCTCGTCGAGCTCGGGCGACCACGGCACGAGGCGCAGCCCCTCGCCCAGCGTGACCTCCGGCACCGGGAGCGACAGGTCGCGCCGCAGGTTCGAGTAGAAGCGGTTCGCGGTGAAGCCCGCGGCCTCGAAGAGGCGGCACTCGAGCGCGTCGTCGTCCTGGGCGTAGCCCGCGATGCGCGCGGGCAGCTCCTTGCCCGAGGCCGCGAGGAGCTGACGAGCGCGCGCCGTCGACCAGGCGATGACCTGGCGACCGACGCCCCGGCCTCGCCACTGCGGATGCACGGCGCCCTGGACGAACGCGCGCACGACCGTCGTGTCCCCGGGGCGGGTCTCGACGGACGCGTACGCGCGTGGCTCACCGTCGGCGTCGAGCCCGACGAGGGTGTCGCGGGGCAGGTCGCGCCAGTCGCCCTCGAAGATCTCCTCGGTCTCCTCGAGCGCGGTGCGGTACGGGTGCTGGTCGTGCTCCTCGACGGCCGCGATCAGGCCG
Proteins encoded:
- a CDS encoding GNAT family N-acetyltransferase; this encodes MNGHDVPAHPDPAPHPDQYPVEWEADVVLRDGTTTHVRPIRPSDAPALQRFHMGQSERSTYLRFFANIERLSDRDLERFTVVDHSERVALVAVKRVGQDLREDIIGVARFDKVTPHEAEVAFNIADAEQGRGLGSVLLEHLAAAARERGVRRFTAEVLPQNGKMLAVFQEAGYVVSQHVDDGIVAVSVDLDPTDRSREVMADREHRAEARSMHGLLTARRVLLVGPGPTAPPGTADRLLAERVLANALRDPGDGTFEVVGIAAPRGPEPPLLPGGEHREERHGGGDPSPVDDGRDDQHGHGSAHGHLHDAAVAAELVEELVEELDHEAAAPSVRFRDRIADVTGPVDLALLALPPREAIAATAELERLGVRAVVVLSAGFAETGPDGLALQRDLLRTAHTAGMRVVGPATYGLLTTHAGHRLNASLAEEVPPAGSIGIFCQSAPTAVTLLATALRRGIGISSFVSAGHRADVSGNDLMQFWQDDPETSVVCLYLESIGNPRKFSRIARRLASVKPVVVVTAGRSGQVVPPGHAVRSTRAPRRTLDEMLRQSGVIHAENTHHLVDIAQLLANQPLPTGRRIGILASSAALTALVAEAVVSAGLVVSDRSTFLPEDADDEQIESAVAALYAPDACDVVVAVHVPTVRPRVGTVSRAVARAAAASGRTTVASVLGLHGLATELSAQNPAAPDGPRLHVPAYSTPEDAVAAVGAVVGYARWRDADHGTVERPAGVDSDRARAIVEGALAGDSVVDLDADTASALLAAYGIELWPSRRVRTADEAVAAAHEIGWPVALKSTAESLRHRADLGGVRLDIGDEDELRDDVGQMRASLAAVLPAGNPGRTAPGEDRDPDADPAGDRPTGPAPFEVQRMADAGVACVLRSTEDQLFGPVVSFGLAGDAVDLLGDVSYGVPPLTDVDVATMVRSIRAAPRLFGYMGAPVADTAAIEDLLARMSLMADELPELRSVELYPVVVAEHGAAVLSARVQVAGAQRADALRRALPG
- a CDS encoding DNA gyrase/topoisomerase IV subunit A, which encodes MARRPSASKAPLDPSEVHEKIIDIDVTTEMEGSFLEYAYSVIYARALPDARDGLKPVQRRILFQMSDMGLRPDRGHVKSARVVGEVMGKLHPHGDTAIYDALVRLAQPFSLRLPLVDGHGNFGSLDDGPAAPRYTEARLASAAMAMTVGLDEDVVDFIPNYDNKLTQPEVLPSAIPNLLVNGAAGIAVGMATNMAPHNLVEVVAAAQHLIKHPTADLEALMRFIPGPDLPGGGKIVGLDGIRDAYRTGRGSFRTRATARIENITAKRKGIVFTELPYLVGPEKVIEKIAEGVKSKKLVGITNATDLTDRAHGLRLVVEIKTGFNPEAVLEQLYKVTPLEDSFGINNVALVDGQPRTLGLRELLQVWVDHRIDVVRRRSSYRLAKRKERLHLVEGLLLAIVDIDEVIQVIRSSDDAETARTRLREVFDLSDPQAEYILELRLRRLTKFSRLELEKEQEALRLEIAQLEEILGDDAKLRAVVSAEMKEVAKVYGTPRRTILLESAGASPTSAQGVLGTISAVPLEVEDTPCWALMSATGLLARTGDATEPGTGGRRHSHDALNGAVLASVRSDVGLVTSKGRVVRLSVLDLPALPPTDGAPSLSGGVPLSEIVSLEAGEKPITIVSLDPDAPTLALGTAGGVVKRVIAGDVPTNRDSWEVISLKEGDAVVGAAPVTDADELVFVSSDASLLHFDASAVRPQGRSAAGMAGIKLAPGQQVTFFGVIDAASRDLMTVVTVAGASDALPGTQAGSGKVTPYELYPGKGRATGGVRAQRFLKGEDTLILAWVGRGPGRAVGSAGQPVELPPVDQRRDGSGAPLDVPITAIGVG
- a CDS encoding lysoplasmalogenase, which codes for MVASISRVSHAPVPSTLLRRRPAALAAGAFLLLSAVHLGAHLAGAERLAEVTQWFVMPLLALVVWAATAGGPRSRLVRWTIVALGFSWLGDSAPDLSSGDVSFLTMVGFFLLAQLAYAVAFWPRRGASLLRRPLLLVPYGIALGALVAVCAPHAGALLVPVMVYGVCLTVMAVLSTGVDRVAGVGGAIFLVSDALIALGAFVPGFEVPGPFSSGFWVMLTYLAGQALLVVGILRRDAQDGSAAGISGGSSSVAGGASGARSA
- a CDS encoding GNAT family N-acetyltransferase, which produces MSSAPSARQPLAPIAERVAAPDVVPVPHVEGLTWRPLTVEDTPALFGLIAAVEEHDQHPYRTALEETEEIFEGDWRDLPRDTLVGLDADGEPRAYASVETRPGDTTVVRAFVQGAVHPQWRGRGVGRQVIAWSTARARQLLAASGKELPARIAGYAQDDDALECRLFEAAGFTANRFYSNLRRDLSLPVPEVTLGEGLRLVPWSPELDEATRLAHNDAFRDHWGSEPATPESWVHGRSMFAPGWSVLVVDDSPASVDGSPGEGSLPDDVAPAGSTGAGPVVAGYLLSGRYEHDWPVQGYSSGYTETLGVRRAYRGRKIAVALLSAGMAAYRASGIDYAELDVDTENPSGAHGLYASLGYEKKDGSRMYSIEL